One genomic region from Prionailurus bengalensis isolate Pbe53 chromosome C1, Fcat_Pben_1.1_paternal_pri, whole genome shotgun sequence encodes:
- the LOC122481897 gene encoding general transcription factor II-I repeat domain-containing protein 2-like isoform X1, producing MRRMGKRKLEQESHTFQEKWERAYFFVEVKNVPTCLICKQSVSVSKEYHLRHHYETNHSRNHEGYTEKMRDRKLNELKKRLKFQHDVLLNVNKISDAAMKCSYVLSEKIAWASKPFTDGEFIKECLLSAAEIMCPEQRHAFANIRLSANIVPQHVGDVAGNLQDKLRGKGKSFVAFSIAAHEGADVDDAPQLAVFIRGVDETFDVTEELLDMVPMTGTSSGNELFVCVEESLKKFNVDWSKLVSVSTDGNSALVGVEQLVTELKSKVSGLCKDTELKSVHGLILQESLCTKKLKMDHVMDIVIHTITWIRSHGSDHREFSALFSELDAQYGSLFSVGLKWLSRGMVLRRFFELLEEIDFFMSSKGKPVPQLTSKDWVKDLAFLVDIMTYLNMLDISLQRRSQVVTQMYDSIHSFLMKLCLWETHLARNNLAHFPTLKLVSENERDGLNYIPRIKELKTEFQKRFSDFKLYESELTLFSSPFSVNINNVSEELQMEVIELQCNTILKTKYDCVGIPEFYKHLGNGYPKYKNHCAKILSMFGSTYVCEQLFSVMKQQKTTKYCPQLKGSGVTSLRHVAAPDTHPGVE from the exons ATGCGGAGAA tgGGAAAACGAAAGCTAGAGCAAGAAAGCCACACATTTCAAGAAAAATGGGAACGAGCCTATTTCTTTGTGGAGGTAAAGAATGTCCCTACGTGTTTAATATGCAAACAAAGCGTGTCTGTGTCGAAGGAGTATCACCTCAGACACCATTATGAAACAAACCACAGCAGGAACCATGAGGGATATACAGAAAAGATGCGTGATAGAAAACTAAATGAGctgaaaaaaagactgaaatttcaACATGATGTCCTTTTGAACGTGAATAAAATAAGTGATGCTGCTATGAAATGCAGTTACGTATTAAGTGAGAAAATTGCCTGGGCGTCCAAACCTTTTACAGATGGCGAGTTTATAAAGGAATGTCTATTGAGTGCCGCGGAGATTATGTGCCCTGAACAGAGACACGCATTTGCGAACATAAGACTAAGTGCTAATATTGTTCCGCAGCACGTTGGCGATGTGGCTGGGAACTTACAGGACAAGTTGCGAGGAAAAGGTAAATCATTTGTGGCTTTCTCCATTGCAGCTCATGAAGGGGCTGATGTAGATGATGCCCCCCAACTGGCTGTATTTATTCGTGGTGTTGACGAAACTTTTGATGTGACCGAAGAGCTTTTGGACATGGTACCCATGACAGGCACCTCATCAGGAAACGAATTATTTGTATGTGTTGAGgaaagtcttaaaaaatttaatgtagaCTGGTCGAAATTAGTCAGTGTTAGCACCGATGGCAATTCTGCACTGGTTGGTGTTGAGCAACTGGTTACAGAACTTAAATCTAAGGTGTCAGGGCTTTGCAAAGACACAGAGCTTAAGTCTGTGCACGGCCTCATTCTCCAGGAGTCACTTTgcactaaaaagttaaaaatggatcATGTCATGGACATAGTAATTCACACCATAACCTGGATACGTTCCCATGGCTCAGACCACAGAGAGTTCAGTGCTTTGTTCAGTGAGTTAGATGCACAGTATGGAAGCTTGTTCTCCGTGGGACTTAAGTGGCTGAGTCGTGGCATGGTGTTAAGGCGGTTTTTCGAACTGTtggaagaaattgattttttCATGTCTTCTAAAGGAAAACCTGTTCCCCAGCTTACTAGCAAAGATTGGGTCAAAGACTTAGCCTTTCTGGTTGACATTATGACTTACCTAAACATGTTGGATATCTCCCTGCAAAGGCGTTCACAAGTGGTTACGCAGATGTATGACTCAATTCACTCGTTTTTGATGAAACTGTGTCTTTGGGAGACTCATTTGGCGAGGAACAATCTGGCCCACTTCCCCACGCTGAAATTAGTTTCCGAAAATGAAAGAGATGGCCTGAACTATATCCCCAGAATTAAAGAGTTGAAGACTGAGTTCCAAAAACGGttctctgatttcaaactttaTGAAAGCGAGCTGACGTTGTTCAGTTCACCTTTCTCAGTTAATATTAACAACGTGAGCGAGGAGCTACAGATGGAGGTTATTGAACTACAGTGCAACACGATACTGAAAACGAAATACGACTGTGTCGGAATCCCAGAATTCTACAAACACCTTGGGAATGGTTACCCTAAATATAAGAACCATTGTGCAAAGATTCTGTCCATGTTTGGAAGTACCTACGTTTGTGAGCAGCTATTTTCAGTtatgaaacaacagaaaactaCTAAGTATTGCCCCCAGTTAAAAGGTTCAGGGGTGACTTCCCTGCGGCACGTCGCTGCACCAGATACACACCCTGGCGTCGAATGA